The following coding sequences are from one Mycobacterium bourgelatii window:
- a CDS encoding type I polyketide synthase: MTTKPYPTLLCDSPSRIASSAAERLTLMVFQHPPVAVVGVSALFPGSPEAERFWRNIVQGVDLLSTVPESHWRIDDYYDSDPGAPDKVYARRGGFLPDIDFSPMDFGIPPNILPATDSTQLLALRVAQQVLEDAAGGDFSQIDRERISVVLGASGGTELTIYMSGHLHRPVWERGLRAAGLTESEIEAFGERVMSNYTPWQENTFPGLLGNVITGRIANRFDLGGTNCVVDAACASSLAAIEVGLNELYLGKADMVIAGGVDAFNDAFMFMCFSKVTALSPTGDCRPFSDKSDGTMLGEGLAMLALKRLDDAERDGDRIYAVVRGIGSSSDGRAKSIYAPSPAGQAKALRRAYAAAGYGPDTVGLVEAHGTGTKAGDLAEFSALRDVFEASGRMDPQWCALGSVKSQVGHTKGAAGACGLFKAVMALHHKTLPPTIKVDQPNPALEIEQSPFYISTQAKPWISDKDIPRRASVSSFGFGGTNFHVTLEEYAGAGNRAWRSRSWDSELIVLGANSAVALADQAARLSASLVDSPDMLSYIARQSQTAYDASQPHRLAVVADSVSNLQSMLGEAAAKLETPHLAASFSSPRGYFYSARQSGPVALLFPGQGSQYLGMGADIPQLFEPALSPWERARAQLLNADRDLHQVVWPKAAFTDGDRAQQIAELTKTEWAQPGIGAHSLSLLSVLRALGITPIAVGGHSFGEISAVCAAGVFDEEMALQIARARGALMAQAAANSDGAMCAVAAPAEQVRKLIEHWGLSVVIANHNAPNQVVLSGDRAAVDAATQRLREVGLNPRQLDVATAFHSSIVSSAAAPFAAFLAGIPFGTPQVPVYANATAQPYTGDAQEMRTTLANQIAQPVRFFEQIQAMWQAGARTFVEVGPGSVLTGLVGMCLPDQEHAAVSLDVKGRNGIRSLWIGLAQLVAAGIEMNFEPLWADYRLGDDPRTRPKPKLTIKINGSIYGKPDVSNEPLRRPTDIRATAHNGQHGNKTKTELETIVKSSESIASVAHLNGIASSAAVPPPVTRTVTPVMHSKSTGAALNGNGASPRSSATATLPASSGVDTTEPARGVLTLDAGVVTEIAAALANLQKAIGHLQGLVQGCVSQAAVAAPPAAAPTTNGHGTSIISVPPKVSVASNGASVMPAPPTSASMPSVAGNGASALPAPPPAIPPVPPVAMPVPPAAAPAPTTALPVSPVSAPSADNAELVGQMLAVVSEKTGYPVEMLDLSMALESDLGIDSIKRVEILSAVQERMPGLPEVDTATMGSLVTLQEIVDYLHGLTASTTPVPPVVSAPSNGASAMPVPAPAAPSADNAELVGQMLAVVSEKTGYPVEMLDLSMALESDLGIDSIKRVEILSAVQERMPGLPEVDTATMGSLVTLQEIVDYLHGLTAPTTPVPPVVSAPSNGASAMPVPAPAAPSADNAELVGQMLAVVSEKTGYPVEMLDLSMALESDLGIDSIKRVEILSAVQERMPGLPEVDTATMGSLVTLQEIVDYLHGLTVTVPKGSPPVPARPPTPNDTRVGERLPFELAGAAIARYAVRAVAAPASGMGMPGLHDVAEVQIVATQDATEEIGVALAAKLREQGVAATVVAQPSANAEAVIHLGGLQRTATREDALDINRAVFADALRIAAEYQERGGVFITVQDTGGTFGLLTEPGPRAWVAGIAALAKTAAQEWPKAQVKAIDIAFEQQSPIAVAEHIAQEIFAGGVELEVGLGGTYGRVTVVADPRPVSTRTWRVGRSDVIIVSGGGRGVTAASLIALAKETQASFVLIGRTELNDEPAIVQGVTTEAEMKRALLNDAVAHGIKLTPRQLEQQVQRILADREVRATLAALTAAGSRVRYAAVDVRNVPQLDALLDDVRADFGPITGMVHGAGVLADAPLHRKTLDGFDRVFGTKVGGLGALLDATATDALKFICLFSSVAARTGNIGQSDYAMANEVLNKVALAEQARRGPSCLVRALGWGPWDSGMVTPNLKALFESRGLTLIALADGARAFVSDVLDGEIDNPEVTLGQGIVAGLPTHPITAEGRSARVLAHVARQRQLLDHRIQGNVVLPIVQALEWMVRLSEACQPGLRMVRVVDLQVLRGVTLHNFEQHGDSMLLRCVPAPDRPDRLTCGLLDSSGSKSYYSAAVEMGSELPKLPILSMLPPVSGEQLDGDSYYGSGLLFHGPAFQVVDSMVCGDSTATASLSGLTTVGWQGEGWATDPAALDGCLQLALVWSFHRIGRHVLPMKMGEFVRYRAGALPGTLRCELSNGDASGNRAVCDLDLVNSENRVVASFRRLEMYPYGG; this comes from the coding sequence ATGACCACGAAGCCGTACCCAACCTTGCTGTGCGATTCGCCTTCTAGGATCGCCAGCTCTGCTGCAGAAAGGTTGACACTCATGGTATTTCAGCATCCGCCGGTTGCGGTTGTTGGTGTGAGCGCCTTATTTCCTGGCTCGCCTGAAGCCGAACGTTTCTGGCGCAACATCGTCCAGGGGGTCGACCTGCTCTCAACGGTTCCGGAGTCGCACTGGCGAATCGATGACTATTACGACTCCGATCCGGGGGCACCGGACAAGGTATACGCCCGCCGCGGCGGATTCCTGCCCGATATCGACTTCTCGCCCATGGATTTTGGAATCCCACCAAATATTTTGCCGGCCACCGATAGTACGCAATTGCTAGCGCTGAGGGTCGCGCAGCAAGTATTGGAAGACGCTGCTGGCGGTGACTTCTCACAAATTGATCGCGAGCGTATCAGCGTGGTACTCGGCGCGTCCGGCGGCACTGAATTGACGATCTATATGAGCGGCCATCTGCACCGGCCGGTTTGGGAGCGCGGGCTTCGTGCTGCCGGTCTCACCGAATCTGAGATCGAGGCATTCGGTGAGCGCGTGATGTCGAACTACACCCCGTGGCAGGAGAACACCTTCCCCGGATTGCTCGGCAACGTCATCACGGGCCGAATCGCCAACCGGTTCGATCTGGGCGGTACGAACTGCGTCGTGGACGCGGCGTGTGCAAGCTCCCTGGCCGCTATCGAAGTTGGCCTCAACGAGTTGTACCTCGGCAAGGCCGACATGGTGATTGCCGGTGGTGTCGATGCATTCAACGACGCCTTCATGTTTATGTGTTTCTCCAAGGTCACCGCGCTGTCGCCCACGGGAGACTGCCGCCCCTTCTCGGATAAATCTGATGGCACCATGCTGGGCGAGGGGCTGGCGATGCTGGCGCTTAAGCGACTGGATGACGCCGAGCGCGATGGCGACCGGATCTACGCGGTGGTCCGCGGCATTGGCTCGTCCTCGGATGGACGGGCGAAAAGCATCTACGCACCCAGTCCGGCCGGTCAGGCGAAAGCACTTCGTCGTGCCTATGCTGCGGCAGGCTACGGTCCGGACACGGTTGGGCTGGTCGAAGCACATGGCACAGGTACCAAAGCCGGCGATCTTGCCGAGTTCTCAGCGCTGCGTGATGTTTTCGAGGCGTCGGGTCGGATGGACCCACAGTGGTGTGCTCTTGGCTCAGTCAAGTCACAGGTAGGGCACACCAAGGGTGCCGCAGGAGCGTGTGGCTTGTTCAAGGCTGTGATGGCGCTGCACCACAAGACCTTGCCGCCAACCATCAAAGTTGACCAACCCAATCCCGCCCTCGAGATAGAGCAGTCGCCGTTCTACATTTCGACACAGGCCAAGCCATGGATTTCCGACAAGGACATTCCGCGGCGCGCATCGGTAAGTTCGTTTGGCTTCGGCGGAACGAACTTTCACGTCACACTGGAGGAGTACGCGGGTGCGGGGAACCGCGCATGGCGATCCCGTTCCTGGGACTCTGAACTGATAGTGCTCGGCGCGAATTCAGCAGTGGCACTCGCCGATCAAGCCGCTCGTCTATCGGCTTCGTTGGTTGACAGTCCCGACATGCTCAGCTACATCGCCCGACAGTCCCAAACCGCCTACGATGCGTCGCAGCCACACCGCCTAGCCGTCGTCGCCGACAGCGTTTCAAACTTGCAGTCAATGCTCGGTGAAGCAGCGGCGAAACTTGAAACACCCCATCTCGCGGCCTCCTTCAGCTCCCCAAGGGGATACTTCTATTCGGCACGGCAGAGCGGGCCAGTAGCACTGCTCTTCCCCGGACAGGGCAGTCAGTACCTCGGCATGGGTGCGGACATCCCGCAGCTCTTCGAGCCGGCGTTGTCGCCGTGGGAACGTGCCCGCGCTCAGTTGTTGAACGCCGATCGCGACCTGCACCAGGTTGTCTGGCCAAAGGCGGCATTCACCGATGGTGATCGTGCGCAGCAGATCGCCGAGTTGACCAAGACCGAGTGGGCGCAACCAGGAATCGGTGCGCATAGTTTGAGTCTGCTCTCGGTGCTCCGTGCCCTTGGTATTACGCCCATCGCCGTGGGCGGCCACAGTTTCGGTGAGATAAGCGCAGTATGTGCCGCTGGTGTTTTCGACGAAGAGATGGCTCTGCAGATCGCACGTGCTCGCGGTGCTCTGATGGCTCAAGCGGCGGCAAACAGCGATGGGGCCATGTGCGCGGTGGCGGCACCTGCCGAACAAGTCCGCAAGCTGATCGAACACTGGGGGCTTTCTGTAGTGATCGCCAACCACAACGCGCCCAATCAGGTTGTGCTGTCGGGCGACAGGGCTGCCGTAGACGCCGCCACACAACGATTGCGCGAGGTGGGTTTGAACCCGCGTCAACTCGATGTCGCCACTGCATTTCATTCGTCGATCGTCAGCTCGGCAGCAGCCCCCTTCGCCGCGTTCCTCGCCGGCATTCCCTTTGGCACACCGCAAGTGCCCGTCTATGCCAACGCGACGGCGCAGCCTTACACCGGTGACGCGCAAGAAATGCGGACCACACTCGCCAACCAGATTGCTCAGCCAGTGCGGTTCTTCGAACAAATTCAAGCGATGTGGCAGGCGGGCGCTCGCACCTTCGTCGAGGTTGGTCCCGGCAGTGTGCTGACCGGTCTCGTCGGCATGTGTCTTCCTGACCAGGAGCATGCCGCAGTATCCCTGGATGTTAAGGGCAGAAATGGCATTCGATCGCTATGGATCGGATTGGCCCAACTCGTGGCGGCCGGCATCGAAATGAATTTCGAGCCGCTGTGGGCCGATTACCGGCTTGGTGACGACCCGCGTACTCGTCCAAAACCCAAGCTGACCATCAAGATCAACGGGTCCATCTACGGAAAACCAGACGTAAGCAACGAGCCGCTGAGACGGCCAACAGACATCAGAGCAACCGCGCACAACGGTCAGCACGGCAACAAAACCAAGACCGAACTGGAGACCATAGTGAAGTCATCGGAATCAATCGCATCCGTCGCCCACCTCAACGGGATAGCATCTTCGGCCGCCGTGCCGCCTCCGGTAACCCGGACCGTCACTCCGGTGATGCACTCGAAATCTACTGGGGCGGCGCTCAACGGCAATGGTGCTAGCCCGCGTTCGTCTGCCACGGCGACCCTTCCTGCTTCCTCCGGCGTTGATACCACTGAACCTGCCCGTGGCGTGCTAACCCTGGATGCGGGCGTGGTGACCGAGATAGCCGCGGCGCTAGCAAACCTGCAGAAGGCCATCGGACATCTCCAGGGACTCGTGCAAGGTTGCGTATCCCAGGCTGCGGTGGCTGCACCTCCGGCTGCGGCTCCCACCACCAACGGACATGGGACATCGATAATTTCTGTGCCGCCGAAGGTTTCGGTTGCCAGTAATGGTGCGTCGGTAATGCCTGCGCCGCCGACCAGCGCGTCCATGCCGTCGGTCGCTGGCAACGGCGCATCGGCGCTGCCTGCGCCGCCGCCGGCCATCCCGCCGGTGCCCCCGGTGGCCATGCCTGTCCCACCAGCGGCCGCGCCTGCGCCAACAACGGCCTTGCCCGTGTCGCCGGTGTCTGCGCCGTCGGCTGACAACGCGGAGTTGGTTGGGCAGATGTTGGCTGTGGTGTCGGAGAAGACGGGTTATCCGGTCGAGATGCTGGATTTGTCGATGGCGTTGGAGTCTGACCTGGGGATCGATTCGATCAAGCGGGTTGAGATTTTGTCTGCGGTGCAGGAGCGGATGCCCGGTTTGCCGGAGGTCGATACCGCGACGATGGGCAGCTTGGTGACGTTGCAGGAGATCGTTGACTACCTGCATGGGTTGACCGCATCGACAACGCCTGTGCCGCCAGTGGTTTCGGCTCCCAGCAACGGTGCGTCGGCGATGCCTGTCCCGGCGCCTGCCGCGCCGTCGGCTGATAACGCGGAGTTGGTTGGGCAGATGTTGGCTGTGGTGTCGGAGAAGACGGGTTATCCGGTCGAGATGCTGGATTTGTCGATGGCGTTGGAGTCCGACCTGGGGATCGATTCGATCAAGCGGGTCGAGATTTTGTCTGCGGTGCAGGAGCGGATGCCCGGTTTGCCGGAGGTCGATACCGCGACGATGGGCAGCTTGGTGACGTTGCAGGAGATCGTTGACTACCTGCATGGGTTGACCGCACCGACAACGCCTGTGCCGCCAGTGGTTTCGGCTCCCAGCAACGGTGCGTCGGCGATGCCTGTCCCGGCGCCTGCCGCGCCGTCGGCTGATAACGCGGAGTTGGTTGGGCAGATGTTGGCTGTGGTGTCGGAGAAGACGGGTTATCCGGTCGAGATGCTGGATTTGTCGATGGCGTTGGAGTCCGACCTGGGGATCGATTCGATCAAGCGGGTTGAGATTTTGTCTGCGGTGCAGGAGCGGATGCCCGGTTTGCCGGAGGTCGATACCGCGACGATGGGCAGCTTGGTAACGTTGCAGGAAATCGTCGATTACTTGCATGGGTTGACCGTGACCGTTCCGAAAGGCAGTCCACCGGTCCCAGCACGTCCGCCCACTCCCAACGACACACGGGTCGGTGAGCGCCTCCCTTTTGAGTTAGCCGGAGCAGCGATCGCCCGCTACGCGGTACGCGCAGTCGCTGCTCCGGCCAGCGGGATGGGGATGCCAGGCCTGCATGACGTCGCGGAAGTTCAGATTGTCGCGACCCAGGACGCTACGGAAGAAATTGGCGTTGCATTGGCGGCGAAGCTGCGCGAACAAGGCGTTGCAGCCACAGTGGTGGCCCAACCCAGCGCAAACGCCGAGGCGGTGATCCACCTCGGGGGGCTGCAGCGAACGGCCACCCGTGAGGATGCGCTGGACATCAACCGGGCCGTCTTTGCAGACGCGCTGCGTATCGCTGCCGAATACCAGGAACGTGGCGGAGTCTTCATCACCGTCCAGGACACAGGCGGGACGTTCGGATTGCTCACCGAGCCGGGTCCGCGCGCGTGGGTCGCCGGCATCGCCGCCCTCGCCAAGACTGCCGCACAAGAGTGGCCCAAAGCTCAGGTCAAGGCGATCGACATCGCATTCGAGCAGCAATCTCCGATTGCCGTAGCCGAACACATCGCTCAAGAGATATTTGCCGGCGGCGTTGAACTGGAAGTGGGTCTGGGAGGCACCTACGGCCGGGTCACCGTCGTCGCAGACCCAAGGCCGGTGAGCACTCGTACGTGGCGCGTTGGCCGAAGTGACGTGATCATCGTGTCGGGTGGCGGTCGGGGCGTGACCGCAGCTTCGTTGATCGCCCTAGCCAAGGAAACTCAGGCCAGTTTCGTCTTGATAGGGCGTACCGAACTCAACGACGAACCAGCCATTGTCCAGGGCGTCACCACCGAAGCCGAAATGAAACGGGCGCTATTGAATGATGCCGTGGCCCATGGGATTAAGCTCACCCCAAGGCAATTGGAACAACAGGTGCAGCGTATCCTGGCCGATCGCGAAGTGCGCGCGACCCTAGCCGCCCTGACCGCCGCCGGCTCCCGGGTCCGCTATGCCGCGGTTGATGTACGTAACGTGCCGCAACTCGATGCGCTTCTCGATGACGTGCGAGCCGATTTCGGACCTATCACAGGTATGGTCCACGGTGCTGGTGTGTTGGCCGATGCGCCTTTGCACCGAAAGACACTGGACGGATTCGATCGTGTCTTCGGGACAAAAGTTGGTGGTCTTGGTGCGTTGCTGGACGCGACTGCCACCGATGCGCTGAAGTTCATCTGCCTGTTTTCGTCTGTCGCTGCGCGTACCGGAAATATCGGACAAAGCGATTACGCCATGGCCAACGAAGTACTCAACAAAGTTGCGTTGGCAGAGCAGGCTCGTCGCGGGCCATCCTGTCTTGTCAGGGCATTGGGATGGGGTCCATGGGATTCCGGCATGGTCACGCCGAATCTCAAGGCGTTGTTCGAATCGCGTGGTCTTACATTGATCGCCCTCGCAGACGGGGCACGGGCATTTGTCTCAGATGTACTGGATGGAGAGATCGACAATCCCGAAGTGACGCTGGGACAGGGCATAGTTGCCGGACTGCCAACTCATCCGATAACTGCCGAAGGGCGATCCGCACGCGTGCTGGCACACGTCGCACGGCAGCGTCAGTTGCTCGATCATCGAATTCAGGGCAACGTCGTTCTTCCGATCGTGCAAGCTCTCGAGTGGATGGTGCGGCTGAGCGAAGCCTGCCAGCCTGGGCTGCGCATGGTTCGTGTTGTCGACCTCCAAGTGCTGCGTGGCGTGACATTGCACAATTTCGAGCAGCATGGTGACTCGATGTTGCTGCGGTGCGTGCCCGCGCCGGATCGGCCGGATCGACTGACGTGCGGCCTGCTCGACAGCTCAGGATCGAAGAGCTACTACTCCGCAGCGGTCGAAATGGGTTCCGAATTGCCTAAGCTACCGATCCTTTCGATGCTGCCACCAGTCAGCGGTGAGCAGCTGGACGGTGACAGCTACTACGGGTCGGGCCTGCTCTTCCACGGCCCGGCATTTCAGGTCGTGGACAGCATGGTCTGTGGCGATTCGACAGCTACGGCATCCCTGTCGGGGCTGACCACGGTGGGTTGGCAGGGCGAAGGTTGGGCTACGGATCCTGCGGCGCTAGACGGTTGTCTTCAACTGGCATTGGTGTGGAGCTTTCACCGGATCGGCCGCCACGTGTTGCCAATGAAGATGGGTGAGTTCGTGCGCTACCGGGCCGGCGCCCTGCCCGGCACGCTGCGGTGCGAACTCTCCAACGGCGACGCGAGTGGCAACCGAGCCGTGTGTGACCTCGACCTGGTGAACTCGGAGAATCGCGTGGTTGCCAGCTTCAGACGGCTCGAGATGTACCCCTACGGCGGTTAA